From the genome of Tachysurus vachellii isolate PV-2020 chromosome 2, HZAU_Pvac_v1, whole genome shotgun sequence, one region includes:
- the aatkb gene encoding serine/threonine-protein kinase LMTK1 isoform X4, with amino-acid sequence MSATLVLLIMSASYFNPGFALGSHFDSDGVPLSELSWSSSLAVVAVSFSGLFTFIFLMLACLCCKKGEIGFKAFENAEGDEYQADMSTLASPASAGSPDVYVLPLSEVSLPVAQQPSRSVQLQKSADASHHSLLYIKEIGHGWFGKVLLGEVTSGLSSTQVVVKELKTSASIQDQMHFLEQAQPYRSLQHPALVQCLAQCTEVTPYLLIMEFCPLGDVKGYLRSCRAADSVTPDPLLLQRMACQIASGLLHLHKHDYRHSDLALRNCLLTSDVTVKIGDYGLSHSKYKDDYFVTSDQSWVPLRWIAPELVDEVHGNILMADQTKQSNIWSLGVTMWELFELGNQPYRHYSDRQVLNFAVKDQQLKLPKPMIHFPLSDRWYEVMQFCWLQSDLRPNAEEVHLLLSYLCAKSASEAEEDFERRWNSMRPNMTLHGAGPLTLELPPSLTTSSSFPLLEQFSAGDGYQSESGDDILTVTETSHGLNFEYKWEQARAKQPYPSSSTSATLDQGNHHCQDVYYPPGGMEGECGINRLTLGFSPQYYDPKQLHTPGVVPVLSAHSPSVNSEYYIRIEEPVECNIDMEYTMCAYSPEFGGSNGSFLTGSGDSGDCMNCPSKGKPIETYWSAEIHKSSAYDSDCSPTMSLTMEPLLGQVSDSSPLRPWESGHYVSYKDRDGGYYYENSPSLGMDRYLIGGLSEPMRESWGSRSLRQALGEIEEPLGISHSISSSPQGYAEPYLERSHGSVLGKNVTGGYYDMMGSLRKIMPGNHSVCIDMESGGAVFVGQDESDSEEEEDLFTERQAMGWSTNHSTKSHLSLSQRRSSKQDVYADFHYTMPMTDIEDAWPENHSLPYRSTKTIKYLEGRAKSNTCPVHGRQASLSSADCSSYIHLCNEPREAEVYPVPCCQALSNSHFVDPLTGSLVRNCFMNDNISDKNTGIPSRNPQVGQATLPTGQLISKSEAAKNNIKQTEHPEYVDTGVREEIYNQDSTGQQDTRQIDMKTEILTITQEVDKPLLEISSKESESDRSKTADSGVEHGNSCTSLVEIDNCSDDDITDVTSGIFGDFPGDYAETADYASPSFKSLQKQVGTPDSMDSIDLPSTTGSSETLSPTSLHPSNSSRAVDSGYDTENNESPEFVPKEPHEPQDTKTFIQPLGLSVADSIQIMEATEGGGAIIQQEVVEDVEEGVTMKISQSTEKLTVLSEKTPYRDSAYFSDTDAGKEKESDEDREKGTYDHERKEEEEMQAIDQKTLPTPVVEQDNEKPNDLETKENGDNFYNDIQEGTQATLLTDEDEKISSSSIELTIISSVSPDICERPVNNTVQDENFDLTSDDPQEVLSENQLLNFTYLTVSDVKQENHKSEVTDTTLSFDPSADNSLVEDSNVEIGPDSFIGENEINQKEQITEVTTSSTSLEEQSIQDNNDNSVEMLISDSAKNVSADNITENPDTQDSNAKTGVQLHKSSTRPYSPPPPRPLLEGRVSPVERGEADDEDRDSEDSDESDEELRTYSIQEQSEESEDEILPVPIIVSDCSDAHKLRSLLKMPSLCMDNLGDESKKKVVSFFDDVTVYLFDQILSSLIRTKK; translated from the exons ATGGTGTTCCTTTGAGTGAGCTCTCCTGGTCGTCCTCTCTGGCTGTCGTGGCTGTGTCTTTCTCTGGCCTCTTTACCTTCATCTTCCTCATGCTGGCTTGCCTGTGCTGCAAGAAAGGAGAGATTGGCTTTAAG GCGTTTGAGAATGCAGAGGGAGATGAATACCAGGCCGACATGTCAACGCTGGCATCACCAGCCTCTGCCGGCAGTCCTGATGTCTACGTCTTACCTCTAAGTGAAGTCTCTCTGCCTGTCGCCCAACAACCCAGCCGCTCAG TCCAACTCCAGAAGTCAGCAGATGCATCTCACCACAGTTTGCTCTACATTAAAGAGATTGGGCATGGATGGTTTGGCAAG GTGTTGTTGGGGGAGGTAACCTCTGGCCTCAGCAGTACTCAGGTGGTGGTGAAGGAGCTCAAGACAAGTGCCAGTATTCAGGACCAAATGCATTTCCTGGAGCAAGCACAACCTTACAG ATCTCTGCAGCATCCTGCTCTAGTGCAGTGTTTGGCTCAATGCACTGAGGTCACACCCTACCTGCTGATCATGGAGTTCTGTCCTTTG GGTGATGTGAAAGGTTATTTGCGCAGCTGCAGAGCGGCAGATTCTGTGACTCCTGATCCATTGCTCCTTCAAAGAATGGCTTGTCAGATTGCTTCTGGCCTTCTGCATCTCCACAAACATGACTACAGACACAG tgatCTGGCTTTGAGAAACTGCCTTCTCACGTCAGATGTTACTGTCAAGATTGGAGATTATGGCCTGTCACACAGCAAGTATAAG GATGATTACTTTGTGACATCAGATCAGTCCTGGGTACCGTTACGCTGGATTGCCCCAGAACTGGTGGATGAAGTTCATGGCAACATACTGATGGcagaccaaacaaaacaaagcaacattTG GTCTCTTGGGGTAACTATGTGGGAGTTGTTTGAGTTGGGGAACCAGCCTTATAGACACTACTCTGACCGGCAGGTCCTCAACTTTGCTGTGAAGGATCAACAACTTAAACTACCAAAGCCAATGATTCACTTTCCTCTTTCTGACCGTTG GTACGAAGTGATGCAGTTCTGTTGGCTTCAATCAGACCTAAGGCCTAATGCTGAGGAAGTTCACCTACTGCTCAGTTACCTGTGTGCCAAAAGTGCCAGTGAGGCAGAAGAAGATTTTGAGAGGCGCTGGAATTCAATGAGACCCAACATGACTCTGCACGGGGCTGGTCCCCTGACCTTGGAGTTGCCACCGTCTTTGACCACCTCATCTTCATTCCCTTTACTGGAGCAATTTTCAGCTGGTGATGGCTACCAATCAGAGTCAGGAGATGACATTCTCACAGTTACTGAAACCAGTCATGGTCTGAACTTTGAGTACAAATGGGAGCAAGCAAGAGCTAAACAGCCCTATCCCTCCTCATCCACCAGTGCAACATTAGATCAAGGGAATCACCATTGTCAGGATGTCTATTACCCTCCTGGAGGTATGGAAGGTGAATGTGGGATTAATCGCCTTACTTTAGGGTTCTCTCCCCAATACTATGACCCCAAGCAATTACACACTCCAGGTGTTGTTCCAGTTCTCAGTGCACATAGTCCATCAGTGAATAGTGAGTATTACATTCGTATTGAAGAGCCAGTAGAATGCAATATTGACATGGAATACACAATGTGTGCATACAGCCCTGAATTTGGGGGCAGCAATGGTAGCTTTCTCACTGGTAGTGGAGACTCAGGGGATTGTATGAATTGTCCTTCTAAAGGCAAGCCAATTGAAACATACTGGTCAGCTGAAATCCATAAAAGCAGTGCCTATGATTCAGACTGCAGTCCAACCATGTCTCTAACTATGGAGCCACTTCTAGGTCAGGTATCTGATTCCAGCCCACTTAGGCCATGGGAGTCAGGACATTATGTATCATACAAGGACAGGGATGGAGGCTATTACTATGAAAACTCACCATCACTGGGTATGGATCGCTACCTGATTGGAGGCCTATCAGAACCCATGAGGGAGAGTTGGGGGTCCCGAAGCCTGAGACAAGCATTGGGTGAGATTGAGGAACCCTTGGGGATCTCACACTCGATCAGCAGCTCCCCACAGGGCTATGCTGAACCTTATCTAGAGAGAAGCCATGGGTCAGTACTTGGGAAGAATGTAACTGGAGGATACTATGACATGATGGGTTCTTTGAGAAAGATCATGCCAGGGAACCACTCAGTGTGTATTGACATGGAATCGGGGGGAGCTGTGTTTGTGGGGCAAGATGAGAGTGActctgaagaggaggaggatctATTCACTGAAAGGCAGGCAATGGGCTGGTCTACCAACCACTCAACAAAAAGCCATTTGAGCTTGTCTCAAAGACGTTCGTCAAAGCAAGATGTATATGCAGACTTTCATTACACTATGCCAATGACTGATATTGAGGATGCATGGCCAGAGAACCACAGTCTCCCATACCGCTCTACCAAAACAATTAAATACTTGGAAGGCAGAGCCAAAAGCAATACCTGCCCAGTGCATGGCAGACAAGCATCACTATCCTCAGCAGACTGCAGCTCCTATATTCATCTCTGTAATGAACCTCGAGAAGCAGAGGTGTACCCTGTACCTTGTTGTCAGGCTTTAAGCAATTCCCATTTTGTAGATCCTCTTACAGGGTCATTAGTTAGAAATTGTTTCATGAATGACAATAtttcagacaaaaacacaggCATACCTAGCAGAAACCCACAAGTCGGCCAAGCTACTTTACCTACTGGACAATTAATTTCAAAATCAGAGGCagcaaaaaacaacataaaacagacagaacacCCAGAATATGTTGACACTGGTGTCAGAGAGGAGATTTACAATCAAGACAGTACTGGACAACAAGATACTAGACAAATTGACATGAAAACAGAGATTTTAACCATAACTCAAGAAGTGGACAAACCCCTTCTTGAGATCTCTTCCAAAGAGTCTGAATCAGACAGAAGCAAGACGGCAGACAGTGGTGTAGAACATGGAAATTCCTGCACCAGCCTGGTGGAAATTGACAATTGTAGTGACGATGACATTACAGATGTCACCTCTGGGATTTTTGGTGACTTCCCTGGAGATTATGCTGAGACAGCAGACTATGCCTCACCTTCATTCAAGTCATTGCAGAAACAAGTAGGTACACCTGACTCCATGGACTCCATAGATCTACCATCCACTACAGGCTCCAGTGAGACTCTGAGTCCAACTTCTCTCCATCCATCAAATTCCTCTAGAGCTGTGGATAGTGGCTATGACACAGAGAACAACGAGTCTCCTGAATTTGTCCCCAAGGAACCCCATGAACCACAAGATACCAAAACCTTTATACAGCCATTGGGGCTTTCAGTTGCTGACTCAATCCAAATCATGGAAGCAACAGAGGGAGGTGGAGCTATCATCCAGCAAGAGGTTGTGGAGGATGTGGAGGAAGGAGTCACCATGAAAATATCTCAGAGCACAGAAAAGCTGACTGTACTAAGTGAGAAAACCCCATACAGAGATTCAGCTTACTTTTCTGATACTGATgcagggaaagagaaagagagtgatgaagatagagagaaaggTACTTATGATCATgagaggaaggaagaggaagaaatgcAAGCAATAGACCAAAAAACGCTACCAACACCAGTGGTAGAACAAGACAATGAAAAACCAAATGATCTGGAGACAAAAGAAAACGGTGACAATTTCTACAATGATATTCAGGAAGGGACCCAAGCAACTCTACTcacagatgaagatgaaaagatTTCCTCCAGTTCCATTGAACTAACTattatttcttctgtttctccTGATATATGTGAACGCCCTGTAAATAATACTGTCCAGGATGAAAACTTTGACCTGACTTCAGATGACCCTCAAGAAGTGCTGTCTGAGAATCAATTATTGAATTTTACATACTTGACTGTTTCTGATGTCAAACAAGAAAATCACAAAAGTGAGGTGACAGACACCACACTTTCCTTTGACCCATCAGCAGATAACAGTTTAGTTGAGGACAGTAATGTTGAGATCGGTCCTGACAGCTTTATCGGTGAAAATGAAATTAACCAGAAAGAGCAAATTACTGAAGTAACAACATCCAGCACAAGTTTAGAAGAACAATCAATTCAGGACAACAATGACAACAGTGTGGAAATGCTCATATCTGACTCAGCCAAGAATGTTTCAGCAGATAATATAACAGAAAATCCTGACACTCAAGATAGTAATGCAAAAACTGGAGTTCAGTTACACAAGAGCTCCACTCGTCCttattctcctcctcctcctcgccCATTACTTGAGGGTCGAGTGTCCCCAGTGGAGAGAGGAGAAGCTGATGATGAGGACAGAGATTCAGAGGACAGTGATGAATCAGATGAGGAGCTGCGCACCTACAGTATCCAGGAACAGAGTGAGGAAAGTGAGGATGAAATACTACCTGTGCCCATTATTGTAAGTGACTGCAGTGATGCACACAAACTCAGAAGCCTCCTCAAGATGCCCAGTCTTTGTATGGATAACCTTGGTGATGAGTCCAAAAAGAAGGTGGTGTCCTTCTTTGATGATGTTACTGTCTACTTGTTTGACCAA attttgtCCTCACTGATAAGGACAAAAAAGTAA